From Cydia fagiglandana chromosome 24, ilCydFagi1.1, whole genome shotgun sequence, a single genomic window includes:
- the LOC134676213 gene encoding histone H2B: MPPKTSGKAAKKSGKAQKNISKSDSKKKKKHKRKESYAIYIYKVLKQVHPDTGISSKAMSIMNSFVNDIFERIAAEASRLAHYNKRSTITSREVQTSVRLLLPGELAKHAVSEGTKAVTKYTSSK; this comes from the coding sequence ATGCCACCCAAGACTAGCGGTAAGGCCGCCAAGAAATCCGGCAAGGCCCAGAAGAACATCTCCAAGTCGGACtctaagaaaaagaagaagcatAAGCGCAAGGAAAGCTACGCCATCTACATCTACAAGGTGCTCAAGCAGGTCCACCCCGACACCGGTATCTCCAGCAAGGCCATGTCGATCATGAACTCGTTCGTGAACGACATCTTCGAGCGCATCGCCGCCGAGGCCTCCCGCCTCGCTCACTACAACAAGAGGTCCACTATCACCAGCAGGGAGGTGCAGACCTCCGTGAGGCTCTTGCTGCCCGGTGAGCTCGCCAAGCACGCCGTCAGTGAAGGCACCAAGGCCGTCACCAAGTACACCAGCTCCAAGTAA
- the LOC134676493 gene encoding histone H2A — MSGRGKGGKVKGKAKSRSNRAGLQFPVGRIHRLLRKGNYAERVGAGAPVYLAAVMEYLAAEVLELAGNAARDNKKTRIIPRHLQLAIRNDEELNKLLSGVTIAQGGVLPNIQAVLLPKKTEKKA; from the coding sequence ATGTCTGGACGCGGTAAAGGTGGCAAGGTTAAGGGAAAGGCAAAGTCACGTTCTAACCGTGCCGGACTCCAGTTCCCCGTCGGCCGTATCCACAGGCTTTTACGCAAGGGCAACTACGCCGAGCGCGTCGGTGCCGGTGCCCCGGTGTACTTAGCCGCCGTCATGGAGTACCTGGCCGCTGAGGTTCTCGAGTTGGCAGGCAACGCCGCTCGCGACAACAAGAAGACCAGGATCATCCCTAGGCATCTCCAGCTGGCGATCCGCAACGACGAGGAGTTGAACAAGCTCCTCTCCGGTGTGACCATCGCCCAGGGTGGTGTGCTGCCTAACATTCAGGCCGTACTCCTGCCCAAGAAGACCGAGAAGAAGGCTTAA
- the LOC134676076 gene encoding histone H3, whose amino-acid sequence MARTKQTARKSTGGKAPRKQLATKAARKSAPATGGVKKPHRYRPGTVALREIRRYQKSTELLIRKLPFQRLVREIAQDFKTDLRFQSSAVMALQEASEAYLVGLFEDTNLCAIHAKRVTIMPKDIQLARRIRGERA is encoded by the coding sequence ATGGCCCGTACCAAGCAGACCGCTCGTAAATCCACCGGTGGTAAAGCGCCCCGTAAACAGCTCGCCACCAAGGCGGCCCGCAAGAGCGCGCCGGCCACCGGGGGCGTCAAGAAGCCCCATCGTTACAGGCCCGGCACCGTCGCCCTCCGTGAGATCCGTCGCTACCAGAAGAGCACTGAGCTTCTGATCCGCAAGCTGCCCTTCCAGCGTCTGGTGCGTGAGATCGCTCAGGATTTCAAGACCGACCTGCGCTTCCAGAGCTCTGCCGTTATGGCTCTCCAGGAGGCCAGCGAGGCTTACCTCGTCGGTCTCTTTGAGGACACCAACCTGTGCGCCATCCACGCCAAGCGTGTGACCATCATGCCCAAGGACATCCAGCTGGCTCGCAGGATCCGCGGTGAACGTGCTTAA